One window of Macrococcus sp. 19Msa1099 genomic DNA carries:
- a CDS encoding acyl-CoA dehydrogenase family protein codes for MENELFLESSIELKWKALFEANREWLERTAAEADKKGVLNNQLIDWLIKHEYHMLTLPVEHGGAGCNIKELIVIQSLLGYYDESTALSIGWHLGVVGEVFELNLWSEEMMLQFAEDVKKGAITNRVVSESEMGSPTRGGRPSTNAVHAGDKYVINGTKTFASMSHRLTHMLVGAYDTEASAMGFYYVPADSAGIEIVETWDTLGMRATASHDVIFNDVNINERNRVEINKEKLANPWLMHIPAVYLGLAQRALDEAVQFSKTYQPNSLQTTISELPHIQDKLAKMEMLMMQSRHFIYHACDMHLEGKTEHLGLTFQLSKHIIVNNGLEIIDLAMRVLGAKSLERTRILERILRSMRAGLHNPPMDDAVERNIVTQLLKTHEINAH; via the coding sequence ATGGAAAATGAATTATTTCTTGAAAGCAGCATCGAATTAAAATGGAAAGCATTATTCGAAGCAAACAGAGAGTGGTTAGAACGAACGGCCGCAGAAGCTGATAAAAAAGGAGTGCTTAACAATCAGCTTATCGATTGGTTGATTAAACATGAGTATCACATGCTAACTTTGCCTGTTGAACATGGTGGTGCTGGGTGTAATATTAAAGAACTTATCGTGATTCAGTCTTTACTTGGATATTATGATGAATCAACAGCCTTATCCATTGGTTGGCATCTTGGTGTTGTGGGAGAAGTATTTGAGTTAAACCTCTGGTCGGAAGAGATGATGTTGCAATTTGCTGAAGACGTAAAAAAGGGTGCGATCACGAATCGCGTTGTATCTGAAAGCGAGATGGGAAGCCCGACGCGAGGAGGTCGTCCTTCTACGAACGCGGTACATGCTGGAGATAAGTATGTAATTAATGGCACTAAGACCTTTGCATCCATGAGTCATCGTCTGACGCACATGCTTGTAGGAGCTTACGATACTGAAGCGTCTGCTATGGGGTTCTATTATGTTCCAGCTGACAGTGCAGGTATTGAAATCGTTGAAACATGGGATACGTTAGGGATGCGTGCAACGGCTAGCCATGATGTCATTTTTAATGATGTGAACATCAATGAACGCAACAGAGTTGAAATTAATAAAGAAAAGCTTGCGAATCCATGGTTGATGCATATTCCGGCAGTTTATCTCGGTCTTGCACAACGTGCGCTAGATGAAGCAGTACAATTCAGTAAAACGTATCAACCAAACTCTTTGCAGACGACCATCAGTGAACTTCCTCATATTCAGGATAAACTCGCTAAAATGGAGATGCTGATGATGCAGTCTCGTCATTTCATTTATCATGCATGCGATATGCACTTGGAAGGTAAGACAGAACATCTCGGACTTACATTCCAGCTGTCAAAACATATCATTGTCAATAATGGACTTGAAATTATTGATTTAGCAATGCGCGTATTAGGGGCAAAGAGCCTGGAACGTACAAGAATATTAGAAAGAATATTAAGGTCGATGAGAGCAGGCCTGCATAATCCACCGATGGATGATGCTGTTGAACGCAATATTGTGACTCAATTATTAAAAACACATGAAATCAATGCGCATTAA
- a CDS encoding GNAT family N-acetyltransferase, with translation MTEDDIPKIQHIAKLSWHDTYEGIIPLHIQDNFLEMAYSSSMLEKRLALTKMYVAEFEDQVVGFANFSKPDENGIAELAAIYLLPDYQNLRIGSTLIKHGISQMEGIKFIDVVVEKENKVGYNFYKKFGFLVQDEFEDDFDSHILKSVKMRLTL, from the coding sequence ATGACTGAAGATGATATTCCAAAGATACAACACATTGCAAAACTCAGCTGGCATGATACATATGAAGGAATAATACCGCTTCATATACAAGATAATTTTTTAGAGATGGCCTACAGTTCATCTATGTTAGAAAAAAGGTTAGCGTTGACGAAAATGTATGTAGCAGAATTCGAAGATCAAGTTGTAGGCTTTGCAAATTTCAGCAAACCAGATGAGAATGGTATAGCTGAACTGGCTGCTATTTACTTACTCCCGGACTACCAAAATTTAAGGATAGGTAGCACGCTTATAAAGCATGGAATTTCACAGATGGAAGGAATAAAGTTTATAGACGTTGTAGTAGAGAAAGAAAATAAGGTTGGCTATAATTTTTATAAAAAATTTGGTTTTTTAGTACAGGACGAATTTGAAGATGATTTTGACAGTCACATATTGAAGTCGGTAAAAATGAGGTTAACATTATGA
- the fdhD gene encoding formate dehydrogenase accessory sulfurtransferase FdhD produces MTPEVYVTNNILKYNRDGLREEHDQIATEFPLTIYINNEEFATIVCTPDYMKELIIGFLASEGIIRKFSDIEKFHLDDSKGLCHITLTREIHSIHANHSKRMISSCCGKSRQFYFVNDMQTSKVSTTEKTITPSEVIRMMQHLQSESKAFQVTGGLHNAAISDGDAFHLHRTDIGRHNAMDKLYGHCILNRIPIKDKILIFSGRISSEILIKASKIGVGIILSKSAPTDLAIKLADDLNITAIGFIREDSFNVYSHPERLII; encoded by the coding sequence ATGACGCCTGAAGTTTATGTTACAAATAATATATTGAAGTATAATCGTGACGGATTACGTGAGGAGCATGATCAGATTGCAACTGAATTCCCATTAACGATTTATATCAATAACGAAGAATTCGCAACAATAGTGTGTACACCTGATTATATGAAAGAACTTATCATAGGGTTTCTAGCCTCAGAAGGTATAATAAGAAAGTTTAGCGATATCGAGAAATTCCATCTTGATGATTCTAAAGGACTATGTCATATTACACTCACGCGCGAGATACATTCAATTCATGCAAATCACTCAAAACGTATGATCAGTTCTTGCTGTGGGAAAAGCAGACAGTTTTATTTTGTTAATGATATGCAAACGTCTAAAGTATCTACAACTGAGAAGACGATTACGCCAAGTGAAGTCATTCGTATGATGCAGCATCTTCAAAGTGAAAGTAAAGCATTTCAAGTAACGGGAGGCCTACATAACGCAGCAATCAGCGATGGCGATGCCTTCCACTTACACCGCACAGATATCGGTCGACATAATGCAATGGATAAACTATATGGGCATTGCATATTAAATCGCATCCCAATTAAAGATAAAATATTAATATTCTCGGGTAGAATCTCTTCTGAGATACTGATAAAAGCCTCTAAAATTGGTGTAGGGATAATATTAAGTAAATCTGCTCCGACAGATCTTGCAATTAAGCTTGCCGATGATTTAAACATTACCGCAATTGGATTTATAAGAGAGGATAGCTTTAATGTATACAGTCACCCCGAACGCTTAATTATATAA
- a CDS encoding DedA family protein → MQQWIMDVMEQFGYFGVFLLILLENVFPPIPSEVILTFGGFMVDQSPKLSFAGMLIASTLGAVGGAVILYYLGHILGLRRIEKIIDKYGFILRLDIEDIHKANKWFNKYGYTAVFLCRFVPLIRSLISIPAGLSQMSIVPFILYTTVGTIIWNAVLIYLGMALGQNWEKVLQYFDMYSNVLYIVMAILIIAVVIYLYKRKK, encoded by the coding sequence ATGCAGCAATGGATTATGGATGTCATGGAACAGTTCGGTTACTTTGGTGTGTTCTTACTCATCCTACTTGAAAATGTGTTCCCCCCGATTCCATCAGAAGTTATATTAACGTTTGGCGGATTTATGGTTGATCAGTCCCCAAAACTATCATTTGCTGGAATGCTCATCGCTTCTACGCTCGGCGCAGTTGGAGGTGCAGTCATCCTCTATTATTTAGGTCATATCCTAGGCCTCAGAAGAATAGAAAAGATTATCGATAAATATGGTTTCATCTTAAGACTCGACATCGAAGATATTCATAAAGCAAACAAATGGTTCAATAAATATGGTTATACAGCAGTATTCTTATGTCGCTTTGTTCCCCTTATCAGAAGCTTAATCTCTATCCCGGCAGGACTCAGTCAGATGTCCATCGTTCCTTTCATACTCTACACAACAGTCGGAACAATTATCTGGAATGCCGTTCTCATATACTTAGGTATGGCGCTTGGACAGAACTGGGAGAAAGTACTGCAATATTTTGATATGTACTCTAATGTACTTTATATCGTAATGGCAATACTGATAATTGCAGTCGTTATCTATCTGTATAAACGCAAAAAATAA
- a CDS encoding biotin transporter BioY — protein sequence MKLKDLVIIAMFAALISAMGIIPPIPVPGLPVPIVLQNLSIMLAGCLLGRKKGTFAVLLFLLLAAVGAPVLSGGRGGFALFFGPTGGYLLSYIIVAYLIGLFTDKMRHFSVWKVFIVNAFIGAILCNLIGGAFMAQNLKIDLMKAYTSVLVFLPGDFIKALLAALLAVSLRKNPQIKRSLNI from the coding sequence ATGAAATTGAAAGATTTAGTGATTATCGCAATGTTTGCAGCTTTAATCTCTGCGATGGGTATTATCCCTCCGATTCCTGTGCCTGGTTTGCCTGTTCCGATTGTTCTTCAAAATTTAAGCATAATGCTGGCAGGCTGTTTGTTAGGACGTAAGAAAGGTACGTTTGCTGTATTATTATTCTTGTTGCTTGCAGCAGTGGGTGCACCTGTATTATCTGGTGGCCGCGGAGGATTCGCATTATTTTTCGGTCCGACAGGTGGCTATTTATTATCATATATTATTGTTGCCTATTTAATCGGCTTATTTACAGATAAGATGAGACACTTTTCAGTGTGGAAAGTATTTATTGTTAATGCGTTTATCGGTGCAATTTTATGTAATTTAATTGGTGGGGCATTCATGGCGCAAAACTTAAAAATAGATCTAATGAAAGCTTATACTTCTGTATTGGTTTTCTTGCCAGGAGATTTTATTAAAGCATTACTTGCAGCACTACTTGCTGTATCTTTAAGAAAGAACCCACAAATAAAAAGAAGTTTAAATATATAA
- a CDS encoding EamA family transporter — protein MNNTTKGIILVTLGAIFWGVGGTVSQQMFQTFKLPLDWFITVRLIFSGLFLLLLAVIRKQNIFNLFKDRYTMIHLIIYSIFGMLAVQYTFLASIEAGNAAVATLLQYLAPIVILIYLLSTRKINFRLIDFIVIAVSTFGTFLLLTSGNINNVVVPPKAIIWGLLSAVAAAFYTMYAGRLFVHNKPLVIIGWAMLFAGIFISLFNRHWYINPFAMGSVAIGYLIFVIIVGTALAFFLYLLSVKYIDPQLTALLGCIEPLTAIIVSILWLKQPFNFIQIIGMIIILGVVLFISIINSKEKKVQKNT, from the coding sequence ATGAATAATACGACAAAAGGCATCATTCTTGTTACATTAGGGGCAATATTCTGGGGTGTAGGCGGGACAGTATCACAACAAATGTTCCAGACTTTTAAACTTCCTCTTGATTGGTTTATTACTGTAAGATTAATATTCAGTGGATTATTCTTATTGCTACTTGCTGTTATTAGAAAACAAAATATTTTCAACCTCTTTAAAGATCGCTATACTATGATACATCTCATTATATATTCAATATTCGGAATGCTTGCAGTACAGTATACTTTTCTTGCCTCAATAGAAGCCGGAAATGCTGCTGTCGCTACTTTACTACAGTATTTAGCACCTATTGTCATTTTAATTTATTTGCTTAGCACACGTAAAATTAATTTTAGGTTGATTGATTTTATCGTCATCGCTGTATCTACATTCGGGACTTTTCTACTTCTTACAAGTGGTAATATTAATAACGTTGTCGTCCCACCCAAAGCCATCATCTGGGGATTGCTCAGCGCAGTGGCAGCTGCATTCTACACAATGTATGCTGGACGACTATTTGTTCATAATAAACCATTAGTTATTATTGGATGGGCAATGCTCTTTGCAGGAATATTTATCAGTCTTTTCAATAGACATTGGTATATTAACCCTTTTGCGATGGGAAGTGTGGCCATCGGATATTTAATCTTTGTGATTATCGTAGGAACTGCACTTGCATTCTTCTTATATTTATTAAGCGTGAAATATATCGATCCACAACTTACTGCATTACTTGGATGTATAGAACCACTTACCGCTATTATCGTGAGTATCCTTTGGCTGAAACAGCCATTTAATTTTATTCAGATTATTGGAATGATTATTATATTAGGTGTCGTCCTCTTTATATCCATCATTAATTCTAAAGAAAAAAAAGTACAAAAAAACACATGA
- the modB gene encoding molybdate ABC transporter permease subunit, producing MTLSSLLNDENFISPIIISLKVAVSATILSFVLALLLHYLLSRKYFKGKTILEAIIMMPMVLPPTVVGFLLLILFGKQSVMGRFIDLLFHQPIIFTIYAAITASTLVALPLMYQSIKIGIEQIPENLYHVAQLDGASKFRMFTHITLPLSRAALLTGTLLAFARAIGEFGATLIFAGNIPGVTETMPTAIYVAIENNDLHLAYAWVFIMIVMSFFMMIATQLLRK from the coding sequence ATGACTTTATCCAGTTTATTAAATGACGAAAACTTTATATCACCCATAATCATCTCGCTCAAAGTCGCAGTGAGTGCAACAATATTAAGTTTCGTATTGGCACTTTTATTACATTATTTATTATCCAGGAAATATTTTAAAGGAAAGACGATTTTAGAAGCTATCATTATGATGCCAATGGTACTTCCTCCAACCGTTGTAGGATTTTTACTGCTCATCTTATTTGGTAAACAAAGCGTAATGGGGAGATTTATAGACCTACTCTTTCACCAGCCAATTATCTTTACAATTTATGCCGCTATTACCGCATCTACTCTTGTCGCTTTACCATTAATGTATCAATCAATAAAAATAGGTATAGAACAGATTCCGGAAAATTTATATCATGTTGCCCAGCTTGATGGCGCTTCAAAGTTTCGCATGTTTACACATATTACTTTACCTTTATCGAGAGCGGCCTTGCTAACTGGAACTTTGTTAGCCTTTGCACGCGCAATCGGAGAGTTCGGTGCAACACTTATATTCGCCGGCAATATACCTGGTGTTACCGAGACGATGCCGACAGCAATATATGTAGCAATTGAAAATAATGATTTGCATCTTGCATACGCCTGGGTTTTCATAATGATTGTGATGTCATTCTTCATGATGATCGCCACACAACTATTAAGAAAATAA
- a CDS encoding TerC family protein, which produces MDPSILLAYAWVIVVLVLLEGLLAADNAIVMAVMVKHLPEEQRKKALFYGLVGAFVFRLIALFFITVLAKYWWIQAAGAAYLLFMSAKSLHTYFKKKDHTDDPSVPNIAEEEGNESKGSGFWMTVLKVEFADIAFAIDSMLAAIAIAVTLPHVGPDFMGLNAGQFAVMFTGGMLGVILMRFAATYFIKLLEKYPGLEAAAFAIVGWIGVKLVVLVLAHDSIHVLPHDFPHSLPWQLIFWGVLLSILAIGFITSARQNKRSHS; this is translated from the coding sequence ATGGATCCAAGTATTTTATTAGCATATGCATGGGTAATTGTCGTATTAGTATTATTAGAGGGGTTGCTAGCAGCAGATAATGCCATCGTAATGGCAGTAATGGTAAAGCACCTACCTGAAGAACAAAGAAAGAAAGCTTTATTCTATGGTTTAGTCGGTGCATTTGTGTTTAGATTAATTGCACTATTCTTTATTACAGTACTTGCGAAGTACTGGTGGATACAAGCAGCTGGTGCAGCATACTTGCTATTTATGTCCGCGAAGAGTTTACACACATACTTTAAAAAGAAAGATCACACAGATGATCCATCCGTACCGAATATTGCTGAAGAAGAAGGTAACGAATCGAAAGGCAGCGGTTTCTGGATGACTGTACTGAAAGTTGAGTTCGCAGACATAGCTTTTGCAATCGACTCAATGCTTGCAGCAATCGCAATTGCTGTTACACTACCTCACGTTGGTCCGGATTTTATGGGACTTAATGCAGGACAATTTGCAGTAATGTTTACGGGAGGAATGTTAGGTGTTATCTTAATGCGATTCGCTGCAACATACTTCATCAAGTTGCTTGAGAAATATCCAGGACTTGAAGCAGCAGCATTCGCTATTGTAGGATGGATCGGTGTGAAACTTGTTGTACTGGTGCTCGCACATGATTCGATACACGTATTACCACATGATTTCCCACATTCATTACCATGGCAGTTAATCTTCTGGGGTGTACTACTTTCAATATTAGCAATCGGCTTTATTACGAGCGCAAGACAGAACAAGAGAAGTCATTCATAA
- a CDS encoding ABC transporter substrate-binding protein, translated as MKKILVLFIVCIIMLAACGNKDSKKEQKETTVEFKTDSGKTIKIPKEPKRIVVMGASYVGNLIDLGVTPVGADQYAFQSDILKPKLKGVEQLNPGDVEKVAKLKPDLIISFDTDKDNKKYEKIAPTIPFTYTKHDYLEVHELLGKIVGKEKEAKAFVDKWNKETKKDGKEIKKHLGEDKTYSIFQFFQKEIYVYGDNWGRGSEIIYQAFDLKMQDKIVKDVKPTGWKKVSSESLSSYAGDIVLVSSDAGSATNTVTESNLWKNMDAVKNNRLVEYDSEDFWFNDPISLEHQRKVLKDKLMNLK; from the coding sequence ATGAAAAAAATATTAGTATTATTCATCGTATGTATTATCATGCTCGCAGCATGCGGGAATAAAGATAGCAAGAAAGAGCAAAAAGAAACAACAGTAGAATTTAAAACAGATAGCGGCAAAACAATAAAAATTCCAAAAGAACCAAAACGTATCGTTGTTATGGGTGCAAGCTATGTTGGGAATTTAATTGATTTAGGTGTTACTCCGGTTGGAGCAGATCAATATGCATTTCAATCTGATATATTAAAGCCGAAGCTTAAGGGTGTAGAACAGTTAAATCCAGGTGATGTTGAGAAAGTCGCTAAACTAAAACCAGATTTAATTATTTCATTTGATACTGATAAAGATAATAAGAAGTATGAAAAAATTGCACCAACAATTCCTTTTACATATACAAAGCATGATTATTTAGAAGTACACGAATTATTAGGAAAAATTGTTGGTAAAGAAAAAGAAGCAAAAGCATTTGTGGATAAATGGAATAAAGAGACGAAAAAAGATGGTAAAGAAATTAAAAAACATCTTGGTGAAGATAAAACTTATTCTATCTTCCAGTTCTTCCAAAAAGAAATCTATGTGTATGGCGATAACTGGGGCCGTGGATCAGAAATTATTTATCAAGCGTTTGACTTGAAGATGCAGGATAAAATTGTTAAAGATGTTAAACCGACAGGATGGAAGAAAGTTTCTTCTGAAAGTTTGAGTAGTTATGCAGGAGATATTGTACTCGTGTCAAGTGATGCAGGGTCTGCTACAAATACAGTAACTGAATCTAATTTGTGGAAGAACATGGATGCAGTTAAAAATAACCGCCTCGTTGAATATGATTCTGAAGATTTCTGGTTTAATGATCCAATTTCTTTAGAACATCAAAGAAAAGTTCTGAAAGACAAGTTAATGAATTTGAAATGA
- a CDS encoding aminoacyltransferase: MKFCELQPDEFESFVNEHFSHYTQSRIHYDYKVEHNEPVHIVGVKEGDEVLAACLLTSARAFKYFNYFYSHRGPVMDYSNKVLVDLFYTELRKYLKSHNGLFALIDPHIIMNYRDHDGNITESNDVEGFIGQMEGLGYHHRGFPVGYSNDSQARFLSVLNLEGKSEDELLKEMEYKTRRNIKKTYEMGVRLRDLSVEETDKFFELFQMAEDKHGFSFRDFDYFVKMQKIYKDQCRLVLSYIDLDEHLDILHKDLKQKENEYNKEKLKLDENPGFRKLRNKVDQLSKAVDKEKKKVAEIESLKQTDGRILHLASALYIHNEHELYYLSSGSNPKYNQFMGPYNMMFEMIKYAKSLNLKTYNFYGVTGVFTEDAEDYGVLKFKKGFNAHIEEYIGDFILPLSPFYKLYELKQKL; this comes from the coding sequence ATGAAGTTTTGCGAGTTACAACCAGATGAATTTGAATCCTTTGTGAATGAGCATTTCAGTCATTACACACAATCAAGAATTCATTACGATTATAAAGTTGAGCATAATGAACCTGTACATATTGTTGGGGTTAAAGAGGGAGATGAAGTACTTGCTGCATGTCTATTAACGAGTGCACGCGCTTTTAAGTACTTTAACTATTTCTACTCGCATCGTGGTCCTGTGATGGATTATTCAAATAAGGTGCTTGTTGATTTATTCTACACAGAGCTAAGAAAGTATTTAAAATCACATAATGGTTTATTTGCATTGATAGATCCACATATTATTATGAACTATAGAGATCACGACGGTAATATTACGGAGTCAAATGATGTGGAAGGCTTTATTGGACAGATGGAAGGTTTAGGGTACCACCATCGTGGATTCCCAGTTGGGTATTCTAATGATTCACAAGCCAGATTCTTATCAGTGCTTAATCTTGAAGGTAAATCTGAAGATGAATTATTAAAGGAAATGGAATATAAAACGAGACGTAATATTAAGAAAACGTATGAGATGGGTGTTCGTTTAAGAGATTTATCGGTTGAAGAAACAGATAAATTCTTTGAATTATTTCAGATGGCTGAAGATAAACATGGTTTCTCGTTCAGAGACTTTGATTACTTCGTTAAGATGCAAAAGATATACAAAGATCAATGTAGGCTTGTATTAAGTTACATTGATTTAGATGAGCATCTTGATATTCTGCATAAAGATTTAAAACAGAAAGAAAACGAATATAATAAAGAGAAATTGAAGTTGGATGAAAACCCTGGCTTCAGAAAATTACGTAATAAAGTTGATCAGCTTTCCAAAGCAGTTGATAAAGAGAAGAAGAAAGTTGCAGAAATTGAATCTTTAAAGCAGACAGATGGCAGAATTCTTCACTTAGCAAGTGCATTGTATATTCATAATGAACATGAATTATATTATTTATCAAGTGGTTCTAATCCTAAGTATAATCAATTTATGGGGCCCTATAATATGATGTTTGAAATGATTAAGTATGCCAAGAGCCTGAATTTAAAAACTTATAATTTTTATGGTGTAACGGGTGTATTCACTGAAGATGCTGAAGATTATGGTGTACTTAAATTTAAGAAAGGCTTCAATGCACATATTGAAGAATATATTGGAGACTTTATTTTACCCCTTAGCCCGTTTTATAAATTATACGAACTAAAACAGAAACTCTAA
- the deoD gene encoding purine-nucleoside phosphorylase — protein sequence MSKSTPHIKPENNPIAETILLPGDPLRAKFIADTYLEDVVQFNEVRNMFGYTGTYKGKRISVMGTGMGIPSIGIYSYELIHTFGVKNLIRVGSCGAMQEDINVYDIIIAQGASTDSNYVAQYGLPGHFAPIANFDLLARAKQLADEKGAVSHVGNVLSSDIFYNANEDATDKWRSMGILAVEMESAGLYMNAAYAGGDVRALGIFTVSDHLLTHEETTPEERQTSFTNMMEIALEIVE from the coding sequence ATGTCTAAATCAACACCACACATTAAACCAGAAAACAATCCAATCGCAGAAACAATTCTCTTACCTGGAGATCCACTTCGCGCTAAGTTTATTGCAGACACATATTTAGAAGACGTTGTTCAATTTAATGAAGTACGTAATATGTTCGGATACACTGGAACTTATAAAGGAAAGCGTATCTCAGTTATGGGTACTGGTATGGGGATTCCGTCTATCGGCATCTATTCTTATGAATTGATTCATACCTTTGGTGTGAAAAATTTAATTCGTGTAGGTTCTTGTGGCGCAATGCAAGAAGATATTAACGTATACGATATTATCATTGCTCAAGGTGCATCAACGGACTCTAACTACGTGGCGCAATACGGACTACCTGGTCACTTCGCACCAATCGCTAACTTCGATTTACTTGCACGTGCGAAACAATTAGCTGATGAAAAAGGTGCTGTCAGTCACGTTGGTAACGTATTATCATCAGATATCTTCTACAATGCGAATGAAGACGCAACTGATAAATGGCGTTCAATGGGCATCTTAGCTGTTGAAATGGAATCTGCAGGATTATACATGAATGCTGCTTATGCTGGTGGAGACGTTCGTGCACTTGGAATCTTCACAGTAAGCGACCACTTACTAACACACGAAGAAACGACACCTGAAGAGCGTCAAACATCATTCACTAATATGATGGAAATCGCATTAGAAATCGTAGAGTAA